The DNA region ATTGTCGTGAAAGCAGATAGTCTCGCTGCGGGTAAAGGGGTAATCGTCGCAGAAACAACTGATGAGGCGATCGCTGCCGTCGACAAACTCTGGGAACAGGGCTATGACACCCTCGTCGTCGAAGAATTTTTAATTGGGCAGGAAGTTTCCGTATTGGCGCTCTGTGACGGTAAAAGTATTCGCCCACTTTTGCCTTCCCAAGACCACAAACAAATTGGAGAAGGAGATACGGGCGAAAATACGGGTGGCATGGGCGTATATGCTCCCACTCCTCTTGCGCCACCGGATGTGATGGCAAAAGTCCAAGTCGATGTCCTCGAAGCAACCTTAAAAACCTTACAAGCCCGAGGCATCGATTATCGCGGCATCCTCTATGCAGGTTTGATGATTAGCCCGGACGGCGTAATTAAAGTTCTCGAATTTAATTGCCGTTTCGGTGATCCAGAAACCCAAGCCGTTTTACCGCTCCTCGAAACGCCCCTCGACAAAGTGCTCCTCGCTTGCGTTAATCAAACCTTAGCTGAACTCCCACCGCTGACATGGTATGACGGAAGCGCAGTCTGCGTTGTAGCAGCTTCGGCCGGTTATCCAGGTGCTTATGAAAAAGGCAAAGTAATTACAGGTCTCGAAGCAGCAGAAAGTCTTAAGGCGACAATCTTCCATGCTGGGACAAAATTAGAAGGAGAAAAGCTTGTAACCAATGGTGGACGTGTGCTCGGGGTTACCTGCCTCGGTAAAACTTTCGATGAGGCGATCACCAATGTTTACCAAGCCATCCCGAACGTAAACTTCGAAGGAATTTACTATCGAAGTGATATCGGACATCGCCTCAAGAAAGCATGATTTGCAACAAAACGTTACATTGTATTTAATATAAACAACCCAACTGCTGTTATTTCCCAAAAAGTACCTTGCTAACCCTCATCACCAAACTCCGCGACATCATCTCCCGCTGGTGGTCAGAATTCACCCTCCAAACCAAGCTCATGGCGGCAGGGACCCTGGCTGTGTCGCTTTTGATGAGTGGCTTTACTTTTTGGGCAGTGAACTCTATCCAACAGGATGCCAAGCTAAACGACACTCGTTTCGGTAGTGACTTGGGACTTTTATTAGAAGCCAATGTCTCGCCCCTTGTGGCTTCGGGTAGTGTTAACGATTTAGCCGAATTTACAAGGCGTTTTTACAACAGCACAGAGAGTGTTCGTTACCTGATTTATGCCAATGTCGATGGCGATATCTTTTATGGCATTCCCTATTCCGAAGCAGAAATTCAGAATAGTCTAACAATCGCCCGCCGCATCACCCCACCTGATGACTATGCACCAGATAGTTATCGCCCCATCTCCAAGCAGCATGCCACTCCCAATGGTGAAGTGACTGATGTTTTTGTGCCGCTCCACCAAAATGACAAATATTTAGGCGTAATGGTAGTTGGCATTAATCCCAATGCCACCGTTGTCGCTTCTTCTAACCTCACTCGCGATGTCACCCTTGCGGTGTTCGTCTTTATTTGGGTGATGGTCATTCTGGGGGGGGTTTTCAATGCTTTAACGATTACTCGGCCAATTAAAGAATTGCTCGATGGGGTCAAAAATATTGCAACAGGGAATTTTCAGCAGCGGATTGATCTACCGTTTGGTGGCGAATTAGGAGAGCTAATTTTGAACTTTAACGAGATGGCAGAGCGTCTCGAAAGTTATCAAGAACAAAATATTGATGAGCTGACATCCGAAAAGGCAAAACTCGAAACATTAGTCGCCACTATTGCGGATGGTGCAGTACTTCTCGACACGGATCTCAAGGTAATTTTGGTCAATCCCACCGCGAAGAAAATCTTTAATTGGGATGAACAGGCGATCGCCGGAGAAACGGTTTTATATCACCTACCCGCATCCGTTACCACTCAAATCACCAAGCCACTCTTCCAAATTGCTGCAGGTGA from [Leptolyngbya] sp. PCC 7376 includes:
- the purD gene encoding phosphoribosylamine--glycine ligase, with protein sequence MKILVIGSGGREHAIAWKLLQSPNVDVVVCAPGNGGTATLENCENVAIAVDDFEGIAKICTDQTIDFVVVGPEVPLAMGLADFLAEKSIPVFGPKKEGAIIEASKAWAKALMDEAGVPTAASGTFTDPQAAKDYIQAQGAPIVVKADSLAAGKGVIVAETTDEAIAAVDKLWEQGYDTLVVEEFLIGQEVSVLALCDGKSIRPLLPSQDHKQIGEGDTGENTGGMGVYAPTPLAPPDVMAKVQVDVLEATLKTLQARGIDYRGILYAGLMISPDGVIKVLEFNCRFGDPETQAVLPLLETPLDKVLLACVNQTLAELPPLTWYDGSAVCVVAASAGYPGAYEKGKVITGLEAAESLKATIFHAGTKLEGEKLVTNGGRVLGVTCLGKTFDEAITNVYQAIPNVNFEGIYYRSDIGHRLKKA
- the nblS gene encoding two-component system sensor histidine kinase NblS, with product MLTLITKLRDIISRWWSEFTLQTKLMAAGTLAVSLLMSGFTFWAVNSIQQDAKLNDTRFGSDLGLLLEANVSPLVASGSVNDLAEFTRRFYNSTESVRYLIYANVDGDIFYGIPYSEAEIQNSLTIARRITPPDDYAPDSYRPISKQHATPNGEVTDVFVPLHQNDKYLGVMVVGINPNATVVASSNLTRDVTLAVFVFIWVMVILGGVFNALTITRPIKELLDGVKNIATGNFQQRIDLPFGGELGELILNFNEMAERLESYQEQNIDELTSEKAKLETLVATIADGAVLLDTDLKVILVNPTAKKIFNWDEQAIAGETVLYHLPASVTTQITKPLFQIAAGENPDSDFAIEHHSIPSEGSENIRGNEFKINLNDLDESIEPKTVRILLTEVTDNTKGSVRGIAMTVQDITKEAELNKAKSQFISNVSHELRTPLFNIKSFIETLHEYGEDLSETEKQEFLATANHETDRLTRLVNDVLDLSRLESSRVYNLEAVDLVQPIEQTLRTYQLNARDQGIELAYCIDPELPQVLGHYDLLLQVLTNLVGNSLKFTKDGGKIVIQAYTLPSVDDTVRIEIADTGIGIDPEDQEAIFDRFFRVENRVHTLEGTGLGLSIVQNIIEKHNSRINLISEVGIGTTFWFELSTPQVALPESQTQAMDLTLS